The stretch of DNA ATCGCCTCTTTGGCCGAGCCTTCAAAAAGGACAGTCTCTTCGGCGAATGGCTGATCCGATAAAGAGTTTGCCGGTTTCCGGGTTTCCAAGGAGACCCTTCGTAATCCGCCCCCGACTTGCGCTGCCCGTATCGCATCCAATCCACCGATTGCGCCGGCAGGCAGATATATTTTATGGCCATGCGCTTTGGCATTGGCTTTAAGTTCTTCGTATAATGTAATATCTGCCAACGCGCCGACGCTGATCAGGAGCAGATCCTTCTCCTGGACGATTTGAGCAGCGTAGGAGCGGACAACTTCAATATTGGCGCATTCGACGACAATATCGACATCCGACTTCAAAAATGCTTCCACGTCATGGAAAGCGGTGAAGCGATACGTGTTCAGCAGTCTTGGCAAGGTCATCTTCGCCTTTTCCCGTTCATCAAAAACTGCCGTAATCTGGCAGCCAGGCAACCGCTTCTCTTTATTGATTTTCTGTAAGAGAAAGTTTCCAATGGAACCTGTTCCGATTAAACCGATATTCATGTAAATCCATTCCTTTCCCTTTTCATCATAGCGGACATTTCGTGAAAGGACGAACATTTCGACCGGCTGGCGTTGTTTGAATGGTTGTCCGGGAAGGGTATGGAAGTGCAACAAGAATTCAGGAGGCGAAAAACGTGGCGGAGACATCTTTTATCGGTGTGTTTGATAATGAAAATGATTTGATTGCAAAAATTGATGAATTGAAGCTGAAAGGTTATAGTGACGATAATCTGTATGTCCTGGCGAGGCGCGACACGGATATCACGATGGTGAAAGCTCGGACAGGAGTGGAAATCGAGCGGCCGGACGGTGGTTCCTGGTGGGACCGGTTCACTTCGTTGTTTTCGGGAGAGGAACCAGTGCGCGGAGCACTCGGAAATATGGGTCTCGATCCGATTCAGGCGGAGAATTATTATAAGCTGCTCGAAGGAGGAAGCATGCTGCTGTACGTAGATCAGGGCGAGTATGGTCAACGTATTTCCGGCAATGGCGGCGCAGCCAGTTTAGATGGCGCAGGGACCGATCCAAATTTGGGAGCTAATCTTCAGCAGCCCGAAAACCAAATCGAATTCCCTACGGAAAACCCATCTGCCGGCATCCCCCCTGGAAAACGGATCTGATGGATATGGACAGGCGTTCACGATTGCGGTGAACGCCTTTTATTTTGGCAGAACGGAAAATACGCGTACCTCCAAACGATCTGCTGCGAAAAACCTTTTTTCCGCTAGGTTCTAATCGCTCTCTAGCGGGTATATATTGGTATGTCTTCTTTTTTATTCATCGAACGGAGGGGTAATCATGGGAAAATATGCAATCGCCCTCTTTACTATCCTGTTAACAGGGCTCATTGGCGTTTCAACTAAAGCGGCAGATCAACCTTTGAAGTTTTTCGTGGACGGCGTTGAAATCGAGGGAGCTGAGCAGCCGTTACTCGAAAAAGGCGGACAAGTCCTCCTGCCCGTGCTGCCATTATTCGAAGCGGCTGGATTTCATGTTTCCGAGGGGAATCCAGGCGAAGTATTGGTGACCAATTCATTCCTCACAATCGTGTTCAAGACCGGCTCGGGCGCAATTTATGTGAATGGCGAAACTGTAGGAACCGAGTTTCCTCTCACTCGCCGCAATACGGCACATTACGTATCGAATGAATTTTTATCCACCTTGGAAGGGTTCAACGTTTCATTTTCAAAAGATCGGTCCGCCATTCACGTGACGACCAACCGATCCCGGAACATCGAGGCTTTTTTGGAACAGATGGCCACCGTGGAATTTACCGGCTATTCGTCCAAAAGCACATTGGACCATCGAACCGTCTTCTCGTACGATCCGGACACCGTCGAATTCACGCTTGACGCCAATTTGACCGTAAATGAAAAGCCGAGCGCCTTGTCCATGGATACGGTAATGGAAACCAAATTGGACGGAAAACCGGTGAAACAGATGTCTGAACTCTATTTTACGAATAAGGGAGTATGGGAGTATAAGGAAGACATCGGGAAATGGGTCCGGCTGGGAGATGTACCTTCTTTGGCACTTATGGGAACTTACTTGCCCGCCCCCCACCCGCTTGATCATCTGAAAAGAGTTGAAGATAACGACATCTTGCAACTGTATGATTATGGGGATGTGCTCGTCTTAGTTGAACGGATAAACGAGGAGAATTTGGAAGATGACCTTGTTGCCAGCAGGACGGATCGGTACATGGCCACGCAATTTGACAAGCGGACGTCCTTGCCGTTTCACGCGCTTACGATAACCGGGACGACGATTGAAACCGACGAGGACTCTGTCTTCATCAAAGAACGGCTCACCCAAACGTTCCGCCATGATGAAACCGTCAAGCAAGTCCAAGTCCCCGCCAAAGTGGTCCGCGACGCCATCAGCGAGGAAGCCTATTGGAAAGAGATCGGCGTGTTTGACGAATTTTAAATAAAAACGGAACAGGCCGAGGGTGGCTTGTTCCGTTTTTCATTTCCCTTTCTTCAAGAACCTCTGGTAAAGAGGCGATAATGCGTTCGGAGTCAGTTCAATATTGTTCTCATGCGCATATTTGACTGCATGTCCGAGGGCGATCGTCATTGCGCCCGCCACGCTGGCCCCGGCTACCATGCCTGCCCCAGGGACGACTTTAATGATTTGGCGGAAAACCGTCTTTCCGACATTGCCGACGACCGTGGCGATGATCAATTCCTTCGCGTGGTCTTTGGAAATCGGCTTGCCGTACAACGCGGAAAGGCGGAGCAGGAGTCCGACTTGCAGCGCGGTCAATGGCACAAAATCGGAGCCGGGCATCGGAAGGGCGCCGATTGCGGCCGCTGATCCGCCTGCACCGAGAATCCACTTATTGGCGATAGACGACTTATCCGCCATATTCGCGGCCATCAAAATGTCCTTTTTTTTACCTTCCAACAATCTTAAAATCTCATTTTGCAACATGCTGATATTCTCGCCTGTACGCGAAGAAATCGGAGTGACGGGGTACTCATAGTTCGTGTGATCTTGAATATATTTCACGAGGCTGCCGATATCTTCGGCCGCGTCGATTTTATTCAGCACGAGGATGATGTCTTTGTTCACCTTGGCGATCTTTTTCAACGAAACGAGTTCTGTATCCGACAATACCGTGCCGGCAGCGTTCAGGAAAAATAAAATCAAATCAGCCTGTTTATAAAACTTCATCGTCTCCGCTGAATGCTCTTTATGGATATCATCCAGTCCCGGTGTATCGACAAAGACGATGTTTTGCTTGTATATGTACTTCTTTACCTCCACCGTCTCACCCGGCTTCGCTCCGACTTCCGCAACGTCCGCCTCCATCAGCTGGTTCAGCGTCGAAGACTTCCCGGCATTGACATCCCCGATCATGGCGATGAGCACTTCCCTTTCGAGCTGCTCATTGATTTCCGTCGTCTTTTCATCAAAGAGACGATTGAATTCTTCGTCTGACATGAATCGTTGCTTGTCCATTGTTCGTCCTCCTTCCTAATTTTCTTACTTCTTAATTCTACGAATCACAGATGGAGAAGGTTTCATCGAGGAATCTCTCCCATCTTATCTTCCCTACCTTCGGGCTCATTGAAACCGGATTTGCGAATGTAACCCGCCGTATCGAAATGCCGTTTCCGGGAATGAATACGATGATTAGTGTTTCAAGGAGGAACATCATGAAACTTAGAATACTCATTTTACTAGGAATGACCAGTTTATGGATCGGGTTACAGCCATGGGATCTGCGGGTTCAAACTTCGAGCCCTATAACGACCTCCTTTGATGGCCCATCAACGGCAACGGCAATTGAAGCCTATGCACAAAAGCATGATATCCCGGCAATCGATGCGACCATCGACAGAGTTTGGAAAGCGATCCCCGGCTATAACGGCCTAGCCGTCGATCAGAAGAAAAGCTTAAAAAAGATGGGAACTCGTTTCAGTGAACAACAGATCGTCTGGAAAGAAGTATCACCCTCCGTCCATTTAAGCGAACTGCCGCCCTCCCCTATTTACCGCGGCAATCCGGAAAAGCCGATGATTTCCCTGCTGATTAACGTTGCCTGGGGGAATGAATTCATCGAACCCATCCTCCGGGCATTGGATAAGCACGAAGCGAAAGCGACGTTCTTTCTGGATGGCAGCTGGACGAAGAAAAATTCCGATTTGGCACGCTTGATTCAGTTACACGGCCATGAAATCGGCAGCCATGCGTACAGCCATCCTGATTTGGCAAAATCTTCGGAGGCGAAGACGAGAGAGGAATTGCAAAAGACGAACGACGTGATCGAGGAAGTCCTCGGACTGACACCGACCTGGTTCGCCCCGCCAAGCGGCAGTTTTAATCAACGGACAATTGAAATCGCCCGGGAGCTCGGTATGTATACCATCCTTTGGACAGTGGATACGGTCGATTGGCGCAATCCCGACACGACGGAAATGGTTAATCGGGTCGTGTCCAAAGTGGAAAACGGCACAATGATTCTTATGCATCCGACCAAGCCGACGTCGGAAGGATTGGATCGGATGATCGGGGAAATTAAAGAGAAAGGATATGTAGTCGGAACGGTGTCCGAGTTGATGAGTGAAGAGCGTGTTCAGTGATGTAATTCGCCAGAAAATCCGTACACCTTCGAAGTGAACCGGAACACCTTGCACTGAAATTCAGACAGCTTGCCGGAAAACTGGAACACCCCAAGCAAACCCGTATATCCTAGCGGAAAACTACATTCAAACAGGCAGGCATCCAGTCGGAATGTCCGCCTGTTTCTTCTATTTTTTCAACGAAGGTCGAAACGTTCCATCCGGATTGCCTCCAATGATATTCTTTTTGTATAGGAGTGGGGTGTCTCTATGTACTTTTCTAAATGGAATCGGATTATTACGCACTTCGAGGTCAAGCTATCTTGGTCATCGATCCGGACAAAGCAGAAATCGTCGACCGGATGCAAGGGTTTGGCCGAGTCCGGGACGTATACTCGGACGGCCGTTCACTTTACTTCATTACGAATAATACCGACGGCCGCGGCAATCCATCGCAGAGGGATGATCGGTTGATCCGGTTCACTCCATAGCCGCAACTTCAAAGTTGTTCAGGTTCGCTATGCAATGTATAATAAAGGAAGACTGCATAGCGTCGGAGAATTTCCATTTCGGTTTTCAATCCTGGAGCAACTGTCGAACCTGACTACGGTGGACGGTTGCTTTTTTTGAAGTTTCGAACCTTGCAGAAAGTTGTCAATTCGCTATATATCCGTGAGGAAAAGTTTTGTTCGACATTGTCAAATAAAGCGATTATAATTGGGCTTTAGATTCGAAGTGATAACACTTATCTTCAAGTGAAAGGCGTGAGTGTCGGGTTGGAAAATAAGCTGAAATTGTACGGCTTTAACAACCTCACCAAAACACTTAGCTTCAACATCTATGATGTAAGCTATGCAAAAAGTGAGCGGGAGCAGAAGGATTATATTGCCTATATCGATGAGCAATACAACTCTGAACGATTGACGAAAATCCTATATAATGTGACGGAAATTATCGGAGCTCATGTATTGAATGTGAGCAAGCAGGATTATGATCCGCAAGGTGCGAGCGTGACGATCTTGATCACGGAGGAATCGATTCCGGTCGGACTGATCGACGAATCATGCAACCGCGGGGAAATGAACATTCTGAAAACCCGGGATTCCGTCGTCGGTCATCTCGATAAAAGCCATGTCACCGTCCACACGTATCCTGAATATCACCCTGACAATTCGATCGCTACCTTCCGGGTGGATATCGAAGTTTCAACATGCGGTGAAATATCGCCGTTGAGAGCACTCGATTATCTGATTGGGAGCTTCGATTCGGATATTATCACAACCGATTATCGGGTTCGAGGATTCACAAGGAACGATCAAGGGAAAAAGCTATTTATGGATCATAAGATGACATCGATCCAGGATTATATCGATAGCGAAACATTACAGAAATACGATGCAATCGATGTGAATGTGTATCAATCCAACATCTTTCACACCAAGCTGTTGATCAAAGATATCGATCTCCAGAATTACTTGTTCAATACGGACGTCTACGAAATCCCGCCGAAGGAAAGACTCCGCATTACGAATAATTTACGCAAAGAAATGATTGAGATTTTCAGCGGATCCAATATATATGATGAAAATTGAGTAAGGGGTGATACGATGGGAACTCTTACACAACATAGAGCCCCTATTATGGAAGCCTTGAATGAATACAAAGCAGCGCGGGTCGTCCCGTTCGACGTGCCGGGCCACAAGCGCGGCCGCGGAAATCCTGCCTTGGCCGACTTTTTGGGCGAAAAAGCATTGTCCTTCGATGTCAACTCGATGAAACCGCTCGACAACTTATGCCATCCCGTGTCGGTCATCCGGGAAGCGGAACAATTGGCTGCCGAGGCGTTCGGAGCGAAGCATGCGTTCTTCATGGTGAATGGCACGACTTCCGCGGTCCAAGCGATGGTCATGACCGCCTGCAAAGCGGGGGAAAAGATCATCATGCCGCGCAATGTCCATCGCAGCGCCATCAATGCTCTTATATTGAGCGGCGCCGTTCCGGTCTACGTTAATCCTGGGGTGAACAGCAAGCTCGGAATCCCGCTCGGCATGTCCGTGGATGACGTAAAGCAGGCAATCTTGGAAAACCCGGATGCCAAGGCGATTTTGATCAACAACCCGACCTATTACGGCATCTGTTCCAATTTACAGGCCATCACCGATTTGGCGCATGAACATGACATGCTTGTGCTTGTCGATGAAGCCCATGGGACCCACTTCTATTTCGGACAGGACCTCCCTGCTTCCGCGATGTCCGTCGGTGCGGACATGGCGTCCGTTAGCATGCACAAATCAGGGGGTTCATTGACGCAAAGTTCGTTTTTATTAATCAATAATGAGGTTGGCGAAGGATACACCCGGCAAATCATCAACTTGACCCAAACGACGAGCGGTTCTTATCTATTGCTCTCCTCCCTCGACATTTCACGGAGGAATCTGGCGCTTCACGGAAAAGAGACATTCCGCAAAGTGACAGAAATGGCTCAGTATACTCGGGATGAAATCAATAAGATCGACGGCTATTACGCGTTTTCTAAAGAATTGATCGATGGCGATACGGTGTACGATTACGACGTGACCAAATTATCCGTACATACGATTGACATCGGACTCGCCGGCGTTGAAGTATATGATATTTTACGCGACGAGTACGATATCCAGATTGAATTCGGGGATCTCGGCAATCTGCTGGCCTATATTTCGGTCGGGGATCGCCAGCTCGACTTGGAACGCCTCGTAGCCGCCTTGGGTGAAATCAAAAGACGGTACTCGCGGGACAAAAGCAATTTATTCGACCATGAATACATTAAGCCGATCATCGCAGAGACGCCCCAGACGGCATTCTACGCACCGAAAAAGACATTGCCGATTGCAGAAAGCGCCGGTCATGTTGCAAGCGAATTCGTCATGGCCTACCCGCCCGGCATCCCGATTCTCGCTCCCGGCGAACGAATCACCGAAGAAATTGTTGCGTATATCGATTATTGCAAAGAAAAAGGTTGTTTCCTCACCGGTACCGAAGATAGCCGTATCGAATTCATCAACGTATTGAAAGAGGAGGTCGAGGCATGAATTTATGGTTCACAGAACACCATTCGCCCAATGTGAAATTTTCCATCAAAGTGGATAAACACCTCTATTCGGGCCAAAGTGATTTTCAGAAGATCGATATTTTACAGACGCCTGAATTCGGACGGGTTCTGACATTGGACGGGCTCGTCATGTGTACGGAAAAAGACGAGTTCATCTACCATGAAATGATCACACATGTGGCGATGGCGACAAACCCGCATATTCAGAATGTTCTCGTCATCGGTGCTGGAGATGGCGGAACGGTGCGGGAATTGGTGAAGTACCCAACCATCGAAAAGATCGACATGGTGGAAATCGATCAAATGGTCGTCGAAGTGTGCCTGGAATATTTGCCACAGACCGCTTCCAAACTGACCGATCCGCGAGTGAACTTATATTACGAAGACGGATTAAAATTCGTCCGAAAAAAAGAGAGTGAGTACGACCTTATTATCGTCGATTCGACCGATCCATTCGGTCCGGGGGAAGGTCTGTTTACGAAAGAGTTTTATGGGAATTGTTTCAAAGCACTGACGGAAGAAGGGATTTTGGTCAATCAGCATGAAAGTCCTTTCTATGAGGAAGATGCGCGGGGCATGAAGCGTGCCCACCAGAAGATCATGGGATTCTTCCCGATTTCCGATGTCTATCAAGTGCATATCCCGACCTACCCATCCGGTCACTGGCTATTCGGTTTCGCTTCGAAGAAGTATGATCCGATCGAGGACTTGGATGCCTCTGCATGGAACGATTTGGGTCTGGAAACACGGTATTATAATCCGAAGATCCACGTTGGTTCGTTTGCTCTCCCAAACTATGTAAAGGAGCAATTGAAAGATGTTGAACCGAAACATTGAAACTTTCATCGGTTGTGATAATGAATATGAAGAATCGGGCATCGTCATTTTCGGCGCCCCTTTCGACTCGACGACGTCCTTCCGTCCAGGCACCCGCTTCGCAAGCAAAGCGATGCGAGGCGATTCATTCGGAATCGAGACGTACAGTCCCTACCAGGATAAAGACTTGGAGGACATCGCCGTATTCGATGGTGGCGACTTGGAATTGAGCTTCGGCAATACGGAACGGGCACTCGGACAAATCGAGGAATTCACGGCAAACGTCTTATCCGACGGTAAAATTCCGTGCATGATCGGCGGCGAGCATCTTGTCACATTGGGAACGATGCGGGCAATCGCCAAGCAGTATCCGGATGTGCATATCATCCAATTCGATGCGCATGCCGACTTGCGGGATGACTACTTAGGCGAGAAGTTGTCGCATGCAACGGTCATCCACCGGGTCTGGGACTTGCTCGGGGACGACCGGATCTACCAATTCGGCAT from Bacillus sp. OxB-1 encodes:
- the nadX gene encoding aspartate dehydrogenase → MNIGLIGTGSIGNFLLQKINKEKRLPGCQITAVFDEREKAKMTLPRLLNTYRFTAFHDVEAFLKSDVDIVVECANIEVVRSYAAQIVQEKDLLLISVGALADITLYEELKANAKAHGHKIYLPAGAIGGLDAIRAAQVGGGLRRVSLETRKPANSLSDQPFAEETVLFEGSAKEAIHRFPQNANVAIILALAGVGIHDTDVRIIADPQAEHNIHMIQAIGDFGKLTVQLENHPSTHNPKTSQLTGLSILAALQSLDSEIQIG
- a CDS encoding general stress protein; this encodes MAETSFIGVFDNENDLIAKIDELKLKGYSDDNLYVLARRDTDITMVKARTGVEIERPDGGSWWDRFTSLFSGEEPVRGALGNMGLDPIQAENYYKLLEGGSMLLYVDQGEYGQRISGNGGAASLDGAGTDPNLGANLQQPENQIEFPTENPSAGIPPGKRI
- a CDS encoding stalk domain-containing protein, which codes for MGKYAIALFTILLTGLIGVSTKAADQPLKFFVDGVEIEGAEQPLLEKGGQVLLPVLPLFEAAGFHVSEGNPGEVLVTNSFLTIVFKTGSGAIYVNGETVGTEFPLTRRNTAHYVSNEFLSTLEGFNVSFSKDRSAIHVTTNRSRNIEAFLEQMATVEFTGYSSKSTLDHRTVFSYDPDTVEFTLDANLTVNEKPSALSMDTVMETKLDGKPVKQMSELYFTNKGVWEYKEDIGKWVRLGDVPSLALMGTYLPAPHPLDHLKRVEDNDILQLYDYGDVLVLVERINEENLEDDLVASRTDRYMATQFDKRTSLPFHALTITGTTIETDEDSVFIKERLTQTFRHDETVKQVQVPAKVVRDAISEEAYWKEIGVFDEF
- a CDS encoding YcjF family protein, translating into MDKQRFMSDEEFNRLFDEKTTEINEQLEREVLIAMIGDVNAGKSSTLNQLMEADVAEVGAKPGETVEVKKYIYKQNIVFVDTPGLDDIHKEHSAETMKFYKQADLILFFLNAAGTVLSDTELVSLKKIAKVNKDIILVLNKIDAAEDIGSLVKYIQDHTNYEYPVTPISSRTGENISMLQNEILRLLEGKKKDILMAANMADKSSIANKWILGAGGSAAAIGALPMPGSDFVPLTALQVGLLLRLSALYGKPISKDHAKELIIATVVGNVGKTVFRQIIKVVPGAGMVAGASVAGAMTIALGHAVKYAHENNIELTPNALSPLYQRFLKKGK
- a CDS encoding polysaccharide deacetylase family protein; this encodes MKLRILILLGMTSLWIGLQPWDLRVQTSSPITTSFDGPSTATAIEAYAQKHDIPAIDATIDRVWKAIPGYNGLAVDQKKSLKKMGTRFSEQQIVWKEVSPSVHLSELPPSPIYRGNPEKPMISLLINVAWGNEFIEPILRALDKHEAKATFFLDGSWTKKNSDLARLIQLHGHEIGSHAYSHPDLAKSSEAKTREELQKTNDVIEEVLGLTPTWFAPPSGSFNQRTIEIARELGMYTILWTVDTVDWRNPDTTEMVNRVVSKVENGTMILMHPTKPTSEGLDRMIGEIKEKGYVVGTVSELMSEERVQ
- a CDS encoding S-layer homology domain-containing protein produces the protein MRNNPIPFRKVHRDTPLLYKKNIIGGNPDGTFRPSLKK
- the speD gene encoding adenosylmethionine decarboxylase, which encodes MSVGLENKLKLYGFNNLTKTLSFNIYDVSYAKSEREQKDYIAYIDEQYNSERLTKILYNVTEIIGAHVLNVSKQDYDPQGASVTILITEESIPVGLIDESCNRGEMNILKTRDSVVGHLDKSHVTVHTYPEYHPDNSIATFRVDIEVSTCGEISPLRALDYLIGSFDSDIITTDYRVRGFTRNDQGKKLFMDHKMTSIQDYIDSETLQKYDAIDVNVYQSNIFHTKLLIKDIDLQNYLFNTDVYEIPPKERLRITNNLRKEMIEIFSGSNIYDEN
- a CDS encoding aminotransferase class I/II-fold pyridoxal phosphate-dependent enzyme, giving the protein MGTLTQHRAPIMEALNEYKAARVVPFDVPGHKRGRGNPALADFLGEKALSFDVNSMKPLDNLCHPVSVIREAEQLAAEAFGAKHAFFMVNGTTSAVQAMVMTACKAGEKIIMPRNVHRSAINALILSGAVPVYVNPGVNSKLGIPLGMSVDDVKQAILENPDAKAILINNPTYYGICSNLQAITDLAHEHDMLVLVDEAHGTHFYFGQDLPASAMSVGADMASVSMHKSGGSLTQSSFLLINNEVGEGYTRQIINLTQTTSGSYLLLSSLDISRRNLALHGKETFRKVTEMAQYTRDEINKIDGYYAFSKELIDGDTVYDYDVTKLSVHTIDIGLAGVEVYDILRDEYDIQIEFGDLGNLLAYISVGDRQLDLERLVAALGEIKRRYSRDKSNLFDHEYIKPIIAETPQTAFYAPKKTLPIAESAGHVASEFVMAYPPGIPILAPGERITEEIVAYIDYCKEKGCFLTGTEDSRIEFINVLKEEVEA
- the speE gene encoding polyamine aminopropyltransferase; the protein is MNLWFTEHHSPNVKFSIKVDKHLYSGQSDFQKIDILQTPEFGRVLTLDGLVMCTEKDEFIYHEMITHVAMATNPHIQNVLVIGAGDGGTVRELVKYPTIEKIDMVEIDQMVVEVCLEYLPQTASKLTDPRVNLYYEDGLKFVRKKESEYDLIIVDSTDPFGPGEGLFTKEFYGNCFKALTEEGILVNQHESPFYEEDARGMKRAHQKIMGFFPISDVYQVHIPTYPSGHWLFGFASKKYDPIEDLDASAWNDLGLETRYYNPKIHVGSFALPNYVKEQLKDVEPKH
- the speB gene encoding agmatinase, giving the protein MLNRNIETFIGCDNEYEESGIVIFGAPFDSTTSFRPGTRFASKAMRGDSFGIETYSPYQDKDLEDIAVFDGGDLELSFGNTERALGQIEEFTANVLSDGKIPCMIGGEHLVTLGTMRAIAKQYPDVHIIQFDAHADLRDDYLGEKLSHATVIHRVWDLLGDDRIYQFGIRSGDRSEFEWGKNRVYTNRFNFNGLLDVIEKLKGKPVYLTIDLDVLDPSVFPGTGTPEAGGVSFMDLLQAILQVSELNIVGCDVNELSPFYDQSGVSTAVACKVLRELLLAIGSKN